The proteins below are encoded in one region of Aquisphaera giovannonii:
- the rbsD gene encoding D-ribose pyranase: MKKGGILNPAICSLLAELGHTDELLIVDAAYPLPTDGHVIDLTLTPGIPRLLDVVRAVAEELVIESIAVPVEIKDYSPRLFQEMVKLVGEVDVDEVPFHEFREQSLDVKGIIRTAEFSPYANIRIVAGSAF; encoded by the coding sequence ATGAAAAAGGGCGGCATCCTCAATCCGGCGATCTGCTCGCTCCTGGCCGAACTGGGGCACACCGACGAACTCCTGATCGTCGACGCCGCGTACCCCCTGCCGACCGACGGGCACGTCATCGACCTGACCCTCACCCCGGGAATCCCCCGGCTCCTGGACGTCGTCCGGGCCGTCGCCGAGGAGCTCGTGATCGAGTCGATCGCCGTCCCGGTCGAGATCAAGGACTACAGCCCCCGGCTCTTCCAGGAGATGGTGAAGCTCGTGGGCGAGGTCGACGTCGACGAGGTCCCCTTCCACGAGTTCCGGGAGCAATCCCTGGACGTCAAGGGGATCATCCGCACGGCCGAGTTCAGCCCGTACGCCAACATCCGCATCGTCGCCGGAAGCGCCTTCTGA
- a CDS encoding LamG-like jellyroll fold domain-containing protein: MTSHHPRPATIAAIAVGLALATCEGRVAASDGGTAPAAAAFRDAAATWHLRAAAEPGQRHPLVAHGEAELGVPLEGDDRAASLARGGDGYAARFGRGGYLEVAGPAFDPPGAEFTLLVRLRDDAGAWDAPLFGSYGGDAAAGIYLRGVDGATLPFRDLNYAGGPVSTPAAWMFGWPEGPRAIEGSRGVVELLWGGKFGEFSPARAGMLPKGLLGGQPPPLAADARDRVQRVFFPMEPTGPKAWHDLIVRGTGARLELWIDGVLVDLEFPLGTTRPAAAPRLVGAAALPDGKVLAGFRGLIDHAALWHRPLSDAEILGLSGGEAVARERELAILGPMPEQLQYYRVRGHDSKAGDCFPIFHDGTFRLFYLILRRNMHSKWDGGHGGLEIHQASTRNLVHWQHHPAAVPVTEQWEAWNGTGNTVLHDGKFWMFYPTPDYEGSKGGIQLATSIDGVHFSKHPKHPYLPGGDCEVFNDPDPGKRTVHLLKAGPASGRGLPELKDRTLVAWASPADLEQVGAGVLTVEGAGDQAGQFDSIVLGELAPRRWMAGSNGFLRTQKGQHASPEEAARPGEWVQLAASYRGRTVTLHRNGALYAQYEIDAPLTLKAGAKVVLGLRHLDRRGDPAAHFRGAIADARVYDVALSGDQIAALRPHEPGPVRPVAWLDFRDGAGADRAGTLPPGELEGSARVRDGALVLDGSRGALVAGGRKVALAHWVSDDCERWTELPEPFLVTDESVVPQMCPHWFRWNDWYYFMGGVEGVFRSRAPYGPWARQIPGRLDNLAVPKTGAFAVNRRILAGFLNDDGWGGNLVLRELVQGEDGSLGTRFVPEMIPASGPPLARPDDEAAMILRSEGGKPNHLFKNLPNDARMTLTLSPQGATRYGVRVRTSDGKSDGTELSLDPAAGRVAYSASTHSASRGPLPGGPSLEAVRGLDRPIRLDIVCRHDIVDVEIDGRHTLVNRYWNPKGDGLAVWAEGGALAVRDVTIRPLLEHVPPGALRGPER, encoded by the coding sequence ATGACATCTCACCACCCGCGTCCGGCCACGATCGCCGCGATCGCCGTAGGGCTCGCCCTCGCGACCTGTGAGGGGCGAGTTGCGGCCTCCGATGGCGGCACGGCCCCCGCGGCGGCCGCCTTCCGGGATGCCGCGGCGACCTGGCATCTCCGCGCGGCGGCGGAGCCCGGCCAGCGCCATCCGCTCGTCGCGCACGGCGAGGCGGAGCTCGGCGTCCCGCTCGAGGGCGACGACCGCGCGGCCTCGCTGGCTCGCGGCGGCGATGGGTACGCCGCCCGATTTGGCCGCGGCGGGTACCTCGAGGTCGCAGGGCCGGCCTTCGACCCGCCGGGGGCGGAGTTCACCCTGCTCGTGCGGCTCCGCGACGACGCCGGCGCCTGGGACGCGCCGCTGTTCGGGAGCTACGGGGGCGACGCGGCAGCGGGCATCTACCTCCGCGGGGTGGACGGCGCGACGCTGCCCTTCCGCGACCTCAACTACGCGGGCGGCCCGGTCTCCACGCCCGCGGCCTGGATGTTCGGTTGGCCGGAAGGCCCGCGCGCCATCGAGGGCTCGCGCGGCGTGGTCGAGCTCCTCTGGGGCGGCAAGTTCGGCGAGTTCTCGCCCGCGAGGGCCGGCATGCTGCCGAAGGGCCTGCTCGGCGGCCAGCCCCCGCCGCTGGCCGCCGACGCGAGGGACCGCGTCCAGCGCGTCTTCTTCCCGATGGAGCCAACGGGTCCGAAGGCGTGGCATGACCTGATCGTGCGCGGCACGGGGGCGCGCCTGGAGCTCTGGATCGACGGCGTCCTGGTGGACCTCGAGTTCCCCCTCGGCACGACGCGCCCGGCCGCCGCGCCGCGGCTCGTGGGCGCCGCGGCCCTGCCCGACGGCAAGGTCCTCGCCGGCTTCCGCGGGCTGATCGACCACGCCGCGCTCTGGCATCGCCCGCTGAGCGATGCGGAGATCCTGGGCCTGAGCGGCGGCGAGGCCGTCGCCCGCGAGCGGGAGCTCGCCATCCTCGGGCCGATGCCCGAGCAGTTGCAGTACTACCGGGTCCGCGGCCACGACTCCAAGGCCGGCGACTGCTTCCCGATCTTCCACGACGGCACGTTCCGCCTCTTTTACCTGATCCTCCGGCGGAACATGCACAGCAAGTGGGACGGCGGCCACGGCGGCCTCGAGATCCACCAGGCCTCGACGCGCAACCTCGTCCACTGGCAGCATCACCCGGCCGCCGTGCCGGTCACGGAACAGTGGGAGGCCTGGAACGGCACAGGAAACACCGTCTTGCACGACGGCAAATTCTGGATGTTCTACCCGACGCCGGACTACGAGGGCTCGAAGGGTGGCATCCAGCTCGCCACGAGCATCGACGGTGTTCACTTCAGCAAGCATCCGAAGCACCCGTACCTGCCGGGCGGCGACTGCGAGGTGTTCAACGATCCCGACCCGGGGAAGCGTACCGTCCACCTGCTGAAGGCCGGGCCGGCCTCCGGCCGCGGCCTCCCGGAGTTGAAGGACCGCACGCTCGTCGCCTGGGCCTCGCCCGCCGACCTCGAGCAGGTCGGCGCCGGCGTGCTGACGGTCGAGGGCGCCGGCGACCAGGCCGGGCAGTTCGATTCGATCGTGCTCGGCGAGCTCGCCCCCCGCCGCTGGATGGCCGGCAGCAACGGCTTCCTCCGGACGCAGAAGGGCCAGCACGCCAGCCCCGAGGAGGCCGCGAGGCCCGGCGAGTGGGTCCAGCTGGCGGCCTCGTACCGGGGCCGCACCGTGACCCTCCATCGCAACGGCGCCCTCTACGCGCAGTATGAGATCGACGCCCCGCTGACGCTGAAGGCCGGCGCCAAGGTCGTGCTCGGCCTCCGGCACCTGGACCGTCGCGGCGACCCGGCGGCGCATTTCCGGGGCGCGATCGCCGACGCCCGCGTCTACGACGTCGCCCTCTCCGGCGACCAGATCGCCGCGCTGCGTCCCCACGAGCCGGGCCCGGTGAGGCCGGTCGCCTGGCTCGATTTCCGCGATGGCGCCGGAGCCGACCGCGCGGGCACGCTGCCGCCGGGCGAGCTCGAAGGTTCCGCCCGGGTCCGCGACGGCGCCCTGGTGCTGGATGGCTCGCGGGGCGCCCTCGTCGCCGGCGGCCGGAAGGTCGCGCTCGCGCACTGGGTCTCCGACGACTGCGAGCGCTGGACGGAGCTCCCCGAGCCGTTCCTGGTCACCGACGAGTCGGTGGTCCCCCAGATGTGCCCGCACTGGTTCCGCTGGAACGACTGGTATTACTTCATGGGCGGCGTCGAGGGCGTCTTCCGCTCGCGGGCCCCTTACGGCCCGTGGGCCCGCCAGATCCCGGGCCGCCTGGACAATCTGGCCGTGCCCAAGACCGGCGCCTTCGCGGTCAACCGCCGCATCCTGGCCGGCTTCCTCAACGACGACGGCTGGGGCGGCAACCTCGTCCTCCGGGAGCTCGTGCAGGGCGAAGACGGCTCGCTCGGCACCCGCTTCGTGCCCGAGATGATCCCGGCCTCCGGGCCGCCGCTTGCGCGTCCGGATGACGAGGCCGCCATGATCCTCCGGTCCGAAGGCGGGAAGCCGAATCATCTGTTCAAGAATCTACCGAATGATGCCCGCATGACCCTGACCCTCTCGCCCCAGGGGGCGACGCGCTACGGCGTCCGCGTCCGCACGAGCGACGGCAAATCCGACGGCACCGAGCTCTCCCTGGATCCGGCCGCCGGCCGCGTGGCCTATTCGGCCTCGACCCACAGCGCGAGCCGCGGCCCCCTGCCCGGCGGCCCCTCGCTGGAGGCCGTCCGCGGCCTCGACCGCCCGATCCGCCTCGACATCGTCTGCCGCCACGACATCGTCGACGTCGAGATCGACGGCCGGCATACGCTCGTCAACCGCTACTGGAACCCGAAGGGCGACGGCCTGGCCGTCTGGGCGGAGGGCGGCGCCCTGGCGGTGCGCGACGTCACCATCCGCCCGCTCCTGGAGCACGTCCCGCCGGGCGCCCTCCGGGGGCCCGAACGCTGA
- a CDS encoding PEP-CTERM sorting domain-containing protein encodes MKQHLLAVAVVVGLVATGSASRAGTWDFRFSGAGISGSGQLTYGPDTVLGDPVGAFAITGMTGLFSDSTLGLTDVAITGVVPIAPLAVPKDAPFPASFSTYPAPNPTHPGEGISYTNLFYPGGSPIACPDYPGAGGYLDVFGVMFTLSNGYIVDLWSNGTWPGGPPLSYGAAVIDPTNTVARYQNDGLMLTAVPEPGSLLMLGTGLVGVLSLGRRIRRVA; translated from the coding sequence ATGAAGCAGCATCTGCTTGCCGTCGCCGTCGTCGTCGGCCTGGTCGCAACCGGATCCGCGTCCCGGGCCGGCACGTGGGATTTCCGGTTCAGCGGCGCGGGCATCAGCGGCTCCGGCCAACTGACGTACGGGCCGGACACGGTGCTCGGGGATCCGGTCGGCGCCTTCGCGATCACGGGCATGACCGGGCTCTTCTCGGACTCCACCCTCGGGCTCACCGACGTGGCCATCACGGGCGTGGTGCCGATCGCCCCGCTGGCGGTCCCCAAGGATGCCCCCTTCCCCGCCAGCTTCAGCACGTACCCCGCGCCGAACCCGACCCATCCCGGCGAGGGGATCTCCTACACCAACCTGTTCTACCCCGGGGGCTCGCCGATCGCGTGCCCGGACTACCCGGGCGCCGGGGGGTACCTGGACGTCTTCGGGGTGATGTTCACGCTCAGCAACGGCTACATCGTGGACCTGTGGAGCAACGGGACCTGGCCGGGCGGGCCCCCGCTCAGCTACGGCGCCGCGGTCATCGACCCGACGAACACGGTCGCCCGGTACCAGAACGATGGCCTCATGCTCACGGCGGTGCCCGAGCCGGGCTCCCTGCTGATGCTCGGCACCGGCCTGGTCGGCGTCCTGTCGCTGGGGCGACGGATCCGCCGCGTCGCCTGA
- a CDS encoding sigma-70 family RNA polymerase sigma factor: MGATIEDDGSRSLVRGVDRVFRDGTVAGLPEAELVRRFAEEGQEAAFAAIVERHGPMVLGVCRRILGPLNEADADDAFQATFLVLIRRRRALEGACSLGPWLHGVARRVASRARTDALRRRAREPLAARLEAAALPPERPAERVELWEILDEEIGRLPEKYRQAVILCDLEGLPQEDAARRLRWTAGALRGRLDRARAKLRGRLARRGLLPAAVAATVSGWPASTAEAAVSPSLRAATAAAMARDLAVESVARAVSPSAAARLAAAFLRRQVFTRSAVLAAFLLIAAALSAAGIAAVGRAPRPDREALATRPDGETRDVEIQVVGPDGRAIPNAPVSLRTYPVLNADDVRRGSFARRDGDAAVVDADVEGRLAVRLPANGNDLDVTVSIPGYGLYNADWLSRLPGQEMPNPLRIQLEKAQVVNGIVADPDGKPVEGARVLLDIPSRIQPRSPGHHSARAFATTDRAGRWRYDRVPESAEHVSTGVLHSGFLIEGNVQISPDIPVGGDLGPANRLTLRRGQVLAGTVRDEAGKPIAGARVRVVGSAGVSMKEVTTGPDGTFRAEGCPPGTPELMATAPGRAMGSRTVPVGPGPYAPVDLTLQPARPLRVRVVDHTGKPVSNAVIDRIWVRNRIEPQDFGGVIRHTDAEGRWEWGGAPRDEITFEIAPPGEMQRTKLKVAPRDELQELRLPPPLIVTGRVIDADSRRPIGAFRVVPGSYLDASKRIYWTEWQASTGTAGHFEYRPGRRGDDIRHLVRVEADGYEVAESREVRSDEGSVSLDFALKQAHGIIGRVITPDNRPAAGARVATLKGAAGIWFKNGDFEDPSTAYFRTVIADPAGTFRVPLPKENFRLAIVHPTGQAWVDPAKEQGWDRVRLIRLEPWSRVEGTFRVGSKPVANARLSVEIPPLRDGNRMLLAMRQSEATTGPDGRFLFERVFPGRWTIGRHVEPPVALGAEGASSGVHVEADFPAGRTTRLDLGGAGRAVVGRLRLAEGIRREPPWDYAWIRGAPLIGGEERLAPNFRATAGPDGRFRIDDLPPGRYRLHASFSGIGDVRGPRGVPVSCQFDFEVPPEGREPAGKEVDLGTLTLDEP, translated from the coding sequence ATGGGCGCAACGATCGAGGATGACGGCTCGAGGAGCCTGGTCCGCGGGGTGGATCGCGTCTTCCGCGACGGCACGGTCGCCGGGCTCCCGGAGGCGGAGCTGGTCCGACGGTTCGCGGAGGAGGGGCAGGAGGCGGCGTTCGCCGCGATCGTCGAGCGGCACGGGCCGATGGTCCTGGGCGTCTGCCGGCGGATCCTCGGGCCGTTGAACGAGGCCGACGCGGACGACGCCTTCCAGGCGACGTTCCTGGTGCTCATCCGCCGCCGCCGGGCGCTCGAAGGGGCCTGCTCGCTCGGCCCCTGGCTGCACGGCGTGGCCCGGAGGGTCGCCTCGCGGGCCAGGACCGACGCGCTCCGTCGGCGGGCGCGGGAGCCGCTCGCGGCGAGGCTGGAGGCGGCCGCCCTGCCGCCGGAGCGGCCCGCCGAGCGCGTCGAGCTGTGGGAGATCCTCGACGAGGAGATCGGCCGGCTCCCCGAGAAGTATCGCCAGGCCGTCATCCTCTGCGACCTGGAAGGGCTGCCCCAGGAGGACGCTGCCCGTCGCCTCCGCTGGACGGCCGGCGCCCTCCGCGGCCGGCTCGACCGCGCCCGAGCGAAGCTCCGCGGCCGGCTGGCCCGCCGCGGCCTGCTCCCGGCAGCGGTCGCCGCCACCGTCTCAGGATGGCCCGCATCGACGGCCGAGGCCGCCGTCTCCCCCTCGCTGCGGGCCGCGACCGCGGCGGCGATGGCGCGAGACCTCGCCGTCGAGAGCGTAGCCCGGGCCGTCTCGCCCTCGGCCGCGGCGAGGCTCGCCGCTGCGTTCCTGCGCAGGCAGGTCTTCACGCGATCGGCCGTCCTCGCCGCCTTCCTGCTGATCGCGGCCGCCCTCTCCGCCGCCGGGATCGCGGCCGTCGGGCGTGCTCCTCGCCCGGACCGGGAAGCGCTCGCGACACGACCCGACGGGGAGACGCGCGACGTGGAGATCCAGGTCGTCGGGCCGGACGGACGGGCGATCCCCAACGCGCCCGTCAGCCTCCGGACCTATCCCGTCCTGAACGCCGACGATGTCCGCCGGGGCTCGTTCGCGAGGCGGGACGGGGATGCGGCGGTCGTGGACGCGGACGTGGAGGGGCGGCTGGCTGTGCGGCTCCCGGCGAACGGCAACGACCTGGACGTGACCGTCTCGATCCCCGGATACGGTTTGTACAACGCCGACTGGTTGAGCAGGCTCCCCGGCCAGGAGATGCCGAACCCCCTGAGGATCCAACTCGAGAAGGCCCAGGTTGTCAATGGTATCGTCGCGGACCCGGACGGCAAGCCGGTCGAGGGCGCCCGGGTGTTGCTGGACATCCCGTCTCGTATCCAGCCCAGGAGCCCGGGCCACCACAGCGCGCGGGCCTTCGCGACGACCGACCGCGCGGGGCGCTGGCGGTACGACCGCGTTCCTGAGTCGGCTGAGCATGTATCGACGGGCGTGCTGCATTCGGGGTTCCTAATAGAAGGTAATGTGCAAATATCACCCGATATACCAGTGGGCGGAGACCTCGGGCCCGCGAACAGGCTGACCCTCCGTCGAGGCCAGGTTCTCGCGGGCACGGTCCGGGATGAGGCGGGCAAGCCGATCGCCGGTGCCCGCGTCCGCGTGGTTGGCTCGGCAGGCGTGAGCATGAAGGAAGTTACGACCGGGCCGGATGGGACTTTCCGCGCGGAAGGCTGCCCCCCGGGTACGCCGGAGCTCATGGCCACGGCGCCGGGTCGGGCCATGGGCTCCAGGACCGTGCCCGTCGGGCCAGGACCTTATGCCCCGGTCGATCTGACCCTGCAGCCGGCCCGGCCGCTCCGGGTTCGGGTGGTCGATCACACGGGCAAGCCGGTCTCGAACGCCGTCATCGACCGGATTTGGGTGCGCAACCGGATTGAACCCCAGGACTTCGGCGGCGTGATCAGGCACACCGACGCCGAGGGCCGCTGGGAATGGGGCGGGGCCCCGCGCGACGAGATCACCTTCGAGATCGCCCCGCCAGGGGAGATGCAGCGGACGAAGCTCAAGGTCGCGCCCCGAGACGAACTCCAGGAACTGCGACTCCCGCCACCTTTGATCGTCACCGGGCGGGTGATCGATGCGGACAGCCGTCGGCCGATCGGCGCGTTCCGAGTCGTCCCCGGGAGTTACCTCGATGCCAGCAAGAGGATATACTGGACCGAGTGGCAGGCCTCGACGGGGACCGCCGGCCACTTCGAATACCGGCCGGGCCGGAGGGGCGACGACATCCGCCACCTCGTTCGAGTTGAGGCCGACGGCTACGAGGTTGCGGAGTCTCGCGAGGTCCGCAGCGACGAGGGGAGCGTCTCGCTGGATTTCGCGCTGAAGCAGGCGCATGGCATCATCGGCCGCGTCATAACGCCGGATAATCGGCCGGCGGCCGGGGCACGCGTCGCGACCCTGAAGGGGGCTGCGGGGATCTGGTTCAAAAATGGAGACTTCGAGGACCCGTCAACGGCCTACTTCCGGACCGTGATCGCCGACCCCGCCGGGACCTTCCGCGTGCCGCTGCCGAAAGAGAACTTCCGACTCGCGATCGTCCACCCCACGGGCCAGGCCTGGGTCGATCCGGCGAAAGAGCAGGGATGGGACCGCGTCCGACTCATCCGCCTCGAGCCGTGGTCACGCGTGGAGGGGACGTTCCGCGTGGGGTCGAAGCCCGTCGCGAACGCGAGGCTCTCCGTCGAGATCCCACCCCTCCGCGACGGCAACCGGATGCTCCTCGCCATGCGGCAGTCCGAGGCCACGACCGGCCCCGACGGCCGGTTCCTCTTCGAGCGCGTGTTCCCGGGGCGCTGGACGATCGGCCGGCATGTCGAGCCGCCGGTCGCCCTCGGGGCCGAGGGGGCCTCCTCCGGCGTCCACGTCGAGGCGGACTTCCCGGCCGGCCGGACGACGCGGCTGGACCTCGGCGGGGCCGGCCGGGCCGTCGTGGGGCGGCTGCGGCTGGCCGAGGGCATCCGACGCGAGCCCCCCTGGGACTACGCCTGGATCCGGGGGGCCCCCCTGATCGGCGGGGAGGAACGCCTCGCCCCCAACTTCCGCGCGACGGCCGGCCCGGACGGTCGGTTCCGCATCGACGACCTGCCGCCGGGACGCTATCGGCTTCACGCCTCCTTCTCGGGCATCGGGGACGTGCGCGGCCCTCGGGGCGTCCCCGTCTCGTGCCAGTTCGACTTCGAGGTCCCGCCGGAGGGCCGCGAGCCGGCCGGGAAGGAGGTCGACCTCGGGACCCTCACCCTCGACGAGCCCTGA
- a CDS encoding IS110 family RNA-guided transposase, translating to MEPATPEVFVGIDVSKARLDVAIGDEPPFAVDNDPAGHADLAGRLAPRRPRRVVMEATGGLEAAAAAALAAAGLPVMVVNPRQARDFAKAMGYLAKTDAIDAKALAHFAAAIKAEPRPLPDEAARGLDALLDRRRQLVGMRTMEENRKATARGRVLRDLEAHLRWLGEHIEEIDRELDERIRSSPAWRERDDLLRGIPGVGPVLSRTLLAGLPELGTISHRRAAALAGLAPLADDSGRRSGPRRIAGGRGQVRAVLYMAALSARRFNPALRALADRLEAAGKRPKVILVAVARKLLVIANAILKAGKPWDPEIAAKLAQNT from the coding sequence ATGGAGCCCGCCACCCCCGAGGTCTTCGTCGGCATCGACGTCTCCAAGGCCAGGCTGGACGTCGCCATCGGCGACGAGCCGCCCTTCGCCGTCGACAACGACCCCGCCGGCCACGCCGACCTGGCGGGGCGGCTGGCCCCGCGACGGCCCCGCCGGGTGGTCATGGAGGCCACCGGCGGCCTGGAGGCGGCCGCCGCCGCGGCCCTGGCCGCGGCCGGGTTGCCGGTGATGGTCGTCAACCCGCGCCAGGCCCGCGACTTCGCCAAGGCGATGGGGTACCTGGCCAAGACCGACGCCATCGACGCCAAGGCGCTGGCCCACTTCGCCGCCGCCATCAAGGCCGAGCCGCGGCCGCTGCCCGACGAGGCGGCGCGGGGGCTGGACGCCCTGCTGGACCGCCGCCGCCAGCTGGTGGGCATGCGGACGATGGAGGAGAACCGCAAGGCGACCGCCCGGGGGCGGGTGCTGCGGGACCTGGAGGCGCACCTGCGGTGGCTGGGCGAGCACATCGAGGAGATCGACCGCGAGCTGGACGAGCGGATCCGCTCCAGCCCGGCGTGGCGGGAGAGGGACGACCTGCTGCGCGGGATCCCGGGGGTCGGGCCGGTGCTGTCGCGGACGCTGCTGGCGGGCCTGCCGGAGCTGGGGACGATCAGCCACCGCCGGGCCGCGGCGCTGGCGGGGCTGGCGCCGCTGGCCGACGACAGCGGGCGGCGCAGCGGGCCGCGGCGGATCGCCGGGGGGCGGGGGCAGGTGCGCGCGGTGCTGTACATGGCGGCGCTGTCGGCGCGGCGGTTCAACCCGGCGCTGCGGGCCCTGGCTGACCGGCTGGAAGCGGCCGGCAAGAGGCCCAAGGTGATCCTGGTGGCGGTCGCGCGGAAGCTGCTGGTCATCGCCAACGCCATCCTCAAGGCCGGCAAGCCGTGGGACCCGGAGATCGCCGCGAAACTGGCACAAAACACTTGA
- a CDS encoding NAD(P)-dependent alcohol dehydrogenase — MNVRSYAAPSAEGRLAPHSIARRDPLPTDVVIEILYCGVCHSDLHQSRDEWHDFAPTVYPCVPGHEIVGRVVKAGRDVRKFKEGDFAAVGCMVDSCRACASCKAGLEQYCEKFPAYTYNSKDPHSGGVTYGGYSEAIVVDEAFSLKVHEKADLAATAPLLCAGITTYSPLRHWKVGPGKKVGIVGLGGLGHMGVKLARAMGAHVVLFTTSPGKVEDGKRLGADEVVVSRNPAEMAAHASSFDFILDCVSAEHDLNAYLGLLKLDGTLTLVGAPEKPLPVAAFSLLTNRRSLSGSGIGGIPETQEMLDFCAERGITSDIELIPIQEINEAYERLVKGDVKYRFVIDMASLKQGPTG, encoded by the coding sequence TTGAACGTCCGATCCTATGCCGCGCCGTCCGCCGAAGGCCGCCTCGCCCCCCATTCCATCGCCCGCCGCGACCCGCTGCCGACCGACGTCGTCATCGAGATCCTGTACTGCGGCGTCTGCCACTCGGACCTGCATCAGTCCCGAGATGAGTGGCACGACTTCGCGCCCACCGTCTATCCGTGCGTCCCCGGCCACGAGATCGTCGGCCGGGTGGTGAAGGCGGGGAGGGACGTCAGGAAATTCAAGGAAGGCGACTTCGCCGCCGTCGGCTGCATGGTCGACTCCTGCCGGGCCTGCGCGAGCTGCAAGGCCGGGCTCGAGCAATACTGCGAGAAGTTCCCCGCGTACACCTACAACAGCAAGGACCCGCACTCCGGCGGGGTCACCTACGGGGGCTACTCCGAGGCGATCGTCGTGGACGAGGCCTTCAGCCTGAAGGTCCACGAGAAGGCGGACCTCGCCGCGACGGCCCCCTTGCTGTGCGCCGGGATCACCACGTACTCCCCCCTGCGGCACTGGAAGGTCGGGCCGGGGAAGAAGGTCGGCATCGTCGGCCTGGGCGGGCTCGGGCACATGGGCGTGAAGCTCGCCCGCGCGATGGGCGCCCACGTCGTCCTGTTCACGACGTCGCCCGGCAAGGTGGAGGACGGCAAGCGGCTGGGGGCGGACGAGGTCGTGGTCTCGCGGAATCCCGCCGAGATGGCCGCGCACGCGTCGAGCTTCGACTTCATCCTCGACTGCGTCTCCGCCGAGCACGACCTGAACGCCTACCTCGGCCTGCTGAAGCTGGACGGCACGCTCACCCTGGTGGGCGCCCCGGAGAAGCCGCTGCCGGTCGCGGCGTTCAGCCTGCTCACGAACCGGCGGAGCCTGTCCGGCTCGGGCATCGGCGGCATCCCCGAGACCCAGGAGATGCTCGACTTCTGCGCCGAGCGCGGGATCACCAGCGACATCGAGCTCATCCCCATCCAGGAGATCAACGAGGCCTACGAGCGCCTGGTGAAGGGGGACGTGAAGTACCGCTTCGTCATCGACATGGCGAGCCTGAAGCAGGGTCCGACGGGCTGA
- a CDS encoding NADP-dependent oxidoreductase, giving the protein MPDEQARRIVLASRPHGEPTAENFRLETVPVPQPGAGQLLLRTRYLSLDPYMRGRMSAAKSYAKPVEVGDVMTGEVVAEVVASDRPDYKAGDLVTAPLGWQTHGLSDGKGLRRVDASSAPITTALGVLGMPGFTAYAGLREIGRPKEGETVVVAAASGPVGSMVGQLARKAGARAVGIAGGPEKCAFVRDELGFDAAVDHRAHDFAEQLGAACPKGIDVYFENVGGAVWQAVLPLLNDFARVPVCGLVSQYNLAGPPEGPDNLPTTMAAVLRKRLTLRGYIIFDFAGLFPDFLRDVTPAVRDGSIKYREDVVDGLENAPEAFMGMLKGRNFGKLLVKVAG; this is encoded by the coding sequence ATGCCCGACGAACAGGCCAGGCGGATCGTGCTGGCGAGCCGGCCGCACGGCGAGCCGACGGCGGAGAACTTCCGGCTGGAGACGGTCCCGGTGCCGCAACCGGGGGCGGGTCAATTGCTGCTGAGGACGAGGTACCTGTCGCTCGACCCGTACATGCGGGGGCGGATGAGCGCCGCGAAGTCGTACGCGAAGCCGGTGGAAGTGGGCGATGTCATGACCGGCGAGGTGGTCGCGGAGGTGGTCGCGTCGGACCGGCCGGATTACAAGGCCGGCGACCTGGTGACGGCCCCGCTCGGCTGGCAGACGCATGGGCTCTCCGACGGCAAGGGCCTGCGGCGGGTCGATGCGTCCTCCGCGCCGATCACCACGGCGCTGGGCGTGCTGGGGATGCCGGGCTTCACCGCCTATGCCGGGCTGCGGGAGATCGGCCGGCCGAAGGAGGGGGAGACGGTGGTCGTGGCGGCGGCGAGCGGGCCGGTCGGCTCGATGGTCGGCCAGCTCGCCCGAAAGGCCGGGGCCCGCGCGGTCGGGATCGCGGGGGGCCCCGAGAAATGTGCCTTCGTCCGCGACGAGCTCGGCTTCGACGCGGCCGTCGATCACCGCGCCCACGACTTCGCCGAGCAGCTCGGCGCGGCCTGCCCGAAGGGCATCGACGTCTACTTCGAGAACGTCGGCGGCGCCGTCTGGCAGGCCGTGCTGCCGCTGCTGAATGACTTCGCTCGCGTCCCGGTCTGCGGGCTCGTGTCGCAATACAACCTTGCCGGCCCGCCCGAAGGGCCGGACAACCTCCCGACCACGATGGCGGCCGTCCTGCGGAAGCGGCTCACCCTGCGCGGGTACATCATCTTCGACTTCGCCGGGCTGTTCCCGGATTTCCTCCGCGACGTCACCCCGGCCGTCCGCGACGGCTCGATCAAGTACCGCGAGGACGTCGTGGACGGCCTGGAGAACGCCCCGGAGGCCTTCATGGGGATGCTCAAGGGCAGGAACTTCGGCAAGCTGCTGGTGAAGGTGGCGGGGTGA